Proteins encoded together in one Halothermothrix orenii H 168 window:
- a CDS encoding carbohydrate ABC transporter permease yields the protein MTKIKSGYRFRKQLFPYLLLLPAGLFIIFVIAYPVLMSFRNSFFHEILIRPWEGTKFVAFSNYFKLLSSGDFWSSFSRTIGWTVSSVIGKTVIGLIIALLLNKKFRGRGIYRTLILVPWVTPQVIGAIVWKWIYNGEYGMLNYVLIKLGFLEQGHSWLGNPDTAFLSCLIDDIWVGIPFMSIVFLAGLQAIPQEMYEAAQVDGAGKLKQLFFITLPQLKPVFLTATILSTIWTFNSFNIIWTLTRGGPVNATEILVVKTYKTAFQKFNIGLGSTYAVIIFIILMIFSITYWRRFNDEL from the coding sequence GTGACCAAAATTAAGTCGGGATACCGTTTTCGCAAACAATTATTTCCTTATTTGCTTCTTTTACCGGCAGGACTTTTCATTATCTTTGTAATAGCTTATCCGGTATTAATGTCTTTCCGCAATTCTTTTTTTCACGAAATATTAATCAGACCCTGGGAAGGGACAAAGTTTGTAGCTTTCAGTAACTATTTCAAATTATTATCTTCGGGGGATTTCTGGTCATCTTTTTCCCGGACCATTGGCTGGACAGTATCTTCGGTAATTGGTAAAACCGTGATTGGTTTGATTATTGCCCTATTATTGAATAAAAAATTCAGGGGACGTGGCATTTACCGGACTCTGATACTGGTTCCCTGGGTAACACCACAGGTTATCGGGGCAATAGTCTGGAAGTGGATTTATAATGGTGAATACGGTATGCTAAATTATGTTCTTATTAAACTGGGGTTTTTAGAGCAGGGTCATTCCTGGCTGGGAAATCCGGATACAGCTTTTCTATCATGTTTAATAGATGATATCTGGGTAGGTATTCCCTTTATGTCCATTGTTTTTTTAGCAGGCTTACAGGCTATTCCCCAGGAAATGTATGAAGCAGCCCAGGTGGATGGAGCCGGTAAGTTAAAGCAGTTGTTTTTTATTACCTTACCCCAGTTGAAACCGGTCTTTTTAACGGCAACAATTCTATCAACAATCTGGACTTTTAATTCCTTTAATATAATCTGGACCCTGACCCGGGGGGGACCGGTAAATGCTACTGAAATACTTGTTGTTAAAACCTATAAAACAGCTTTTCAAAAGTTTAACATTGGACTGGGTTCTACCTATGCCGTTATTATCTTTATTATTCTTATGATTTTCAGTATAACTTACTGGAGGAGGTTTAATGATGAACTCTAG
- a CDS encoding ABC transporter substrate-binding protein → MSKRIISILTVGLLLVAMLTGTVMAGKVKLRFLQPGGNLYKQSVEFAKEYMKLHPNVEIEVIEVGWSDAYSKIMTMVAAGNAPDIMYIGTRWIPALAQMNAIQPLDKFISEEKKDLYFDSLLKGTYYQGKLYALPRSFSTKALIYRTDLIPEPPETWDELVEVAKRVQKEHEGIYGFGIAGAKHVSTTTQFFNYVYQNGGSIFDSEGNILLDSPQSVKALQFYVDLYRKHKVVPNPIEYNREELPNLFKTGKIAMFVCGPWAKPMIGLDPDNEKVPYASAPLPRGRYMATTLVSDSLVLSSQSEHIDEAWKYLNWITSLENQKKHDLINGMAPAMEKELEDPAFTEDPFFKTYVDMIPKGQPQPLPLAWEPFQDVITGAIQKALLGMATPEEALKEAVTRIEAENLAPVKH, encoded by the coding sequence ATGTCAAAACGTATCATTTCTATTTTAACAGTTGGCTTGTTATTAGTGGCAATGTTAACTGGAACGGTAATGGCCGGGAAAGTTAAATTACGCTTTTTGCAGCCCGGGGGAAATTTATATAAGCAGAGTGTTGAGTTTGCCAAGGAGTATATGAAACTACACCCCAATGTAGAGATAGAAGTAATTGAGGTTGGCTGGAGTGATGCCTATTCCAAGATAATGACCATGGTGGCCGCCGGAAATGCCCCGGATATTATGTATATTGGAACCAGGTGGATACCGGCTTTGGCCCAGATGAATGCTATTCAGCCCCTTGATAAATTTATCAGTGAAGAGAAGAAGGACCTGTATTTTGATTCTCTGTTAAAAGGTACCTATTACCAGGGAAAACTCTATGCTTTACCACGCTCTTTTTCTACAAAAGCCTTAATTTACCGGACTGATTTAATCCCGGAACCACCTGAAACCTGGGATGAGCTGGTTGAGGTTGCCAAAAGGGTTCAAAAGGAACATGAAGGTATATATGGTTTTGGAATAGCAGGAGCAAAACATGTTTCTACCACTACCCAGTTTTTTAATTATGTCTATCAGAATGGTGGCTCAATCTTCGATAGTGAGGGAAATATTTTGCTCGATAGTCCCCAGTCAGTTAAGGCCCTTCAGTTTTATGTAGATCTTTATCGTAAACATAAAGTGGTTCCCAATCCTATTGAATATAACCGTGAAGAACTACCGAACCTCTTTAAGACCGGGAAAATAGCCATGTTTGTCTGTGGTCCCTGGGCCAAACCAATGATTGGACTTGATCCTGATAATGAAAAAGTACCTTATGCCAGTGCTCCCCTGCCCCGGGGAAGGTATATGGCAACTACCCTTGTTTCTGATTCCCTGGTATTATCTTCCCAGAGTGAACATATTGATGAAGCCTGGAAGTACTTAAACTGGATAACCAGCCTGGAGAACCAGAAAAAACATGACCTTATTAATGGAATGGCTCCGGCTATGGAAAAAGAACTTGAAGACCCGGCATTTACAGAGGATCCTTTTTTCAAAACATATGTTGATATGATTCCTAAAGGTCAGCCCCAGCCTCTACCTCTGGCCTGGGAACCTTTCCAGGATGTAATCACCGGGGCTATTCAAAAGGCTTTACTCGGAATGGCAACACCTGAAGAAGCCCTAAAGGAAGCAGTTACCAGGATTGAAGCTGAAAATCTGGCACCGGTTAAACACTAA
- a CDS encoding carbohydrate ABC transporter permease yields the protein MMNSRVWERVDRVITHFLLILLLGILLFPALIMISTALKTFDGVFTWPPTLFPRIIQWSNFSRVLFGKYQFYQYFINSFIVAGVTSLVCILLGLPASYAFSRFRFYGKKLFLFAILATQMFSPVILIIPLYKVMKSAGLMDTYFALIIANTAFALPMSIWLLTGYLQSIPVSLEEAAMIDGTSRIGALFKIILPLAAPGIITSGIYAFILAWNDLIFALTFITKQGMRPITLALTDFAGKNVIYWNDMMAAAVLSVLPVAFLFSLVQKYLVQGLTAGSVKG from the coding sequence ATGATGAACTCTAGAGTCTGGGAAAGGGTAGACCGGGTAATTACCCATTTTTTACTTATATTATTATTAGGTATTTTATTATTTCCAGCCCTTATTATGATTTCAACTGCCCTCAAGACATTTGACGGTGTTTTTACCTGGCCACCTACTCTGTTTCCCCGTATAATACAGTGGAGTAATTTTTCCCGGGTTTTATTTGGTAAGTATCAGTTTTATCAGTATTTTATAAACAGTTTTATTGTGGCCGGAGTTACAAGTCTGGTCTGTATTTTACTGGGATTACCTGCTTCATATGCTTTTTCCCGGTTCAGATTTTATGGGAAAAAATTATTTCTCTTTGCCATACTGGCCACCCAGATGTTTTCACCGGTTATTTTAATTATACCTTTATATAAGGTAATGAAGTCAGCAGGCCTTATGGATACCTACTTTGCTTTAATTATAGCCAATACTGCCTTTGCTCTACCCATGAGCATCTGGCTTTTGACAGGTTATTTGCAGTCTATTCCCGTTTCCCTGGAAGAGGCAGCCATGATAGATGGGACTTCAAGGATTGGTGCTTTATTTAAAATTATTTTACCATTAGCTGCCCCGGGGATTATAACATCAGGTATTTATGCCTTTATCCTGGCCTGGAATGATTTAATCTTTGCCCTGACCTTTATTACCAAACAGGGGATGAGACCAATAACCCTGGCCCTGACGGATTTTGCCGGTAAAAACGTAATTTACTGGAATGATATGATGGCTGCAGCAGTCCTGTCAGTATTACCGGTAGCTTTTTTGTTTTCCCTTGTGCAGAAATACCTTGTTCAGGGTTTAACAGCAGGTTCTGTTAAGGGGTAA
- a CDS encoding ROK family transcriptional regulator, which produces MKLMKKINRALIIQTLSQQGPLSRADLTKITDLSPTTISSITEELIQEGLIVEVGEGESKGGRRPILLDINPEDFYILSVNIAVDVMYVYLFNLKFQVINSVHDLIKKPVSPNLDSQLKELVQKVVENSNIGKKNVVGMGIGATGIINKEKGLITYSASLGISDYPLLDKVKREYDFPILLENDTNLAALGEKKFGCGRQLTNFFYIMIGSAIGGGIIIDNEIYRGKFGGAGEFGHITVEKDGPLCECGNQGCLNAVLTPYITVRSREEFRKSFQEIIKDDNFDSCRYHEFCEYLAMAITNYTKLFDPEAIVLGGEIARIAPERFYIDLEKYIKRMSLKGMNSKIPVLPSSIRTNAVVLGGACLCFDNLYNNV; this is translated from the coding sequence ATGAAATTAATGAAAAAGATAAACAGGGCCTTAATTATTCAGACCTTAAGTCAGCAGGGCCCCCTTTCGCGAGCAGATTTAACTAAAATTACTGATTTAAGTCCGACAACAATATCATCAATTACAGAAGAACTAATTCAGGAAGGCCTTATAGTGGAAGTAGGAGAAGGAGAATCAAAAGGGGGACGTCGTCCTATCCTCCTTGATATAAATCCAGAAGATTTTTATATTTTGAGTGTTAATATAGCTGTTGATGTTATGTATGTTTATTTATTTAATCTTAAATTCCAGGTTATAAATAGTGTTCATGACTTAATAAAAAAACCGGTCAGCCCAAATCTGGATTCGCAGCTTAAAGAGTTGGTCCAGAAAGTAGTTGAAAATAGCAATATAGGTAAAAAAAATGTTGTGGGCATGGGTATTGGGGCCACAGGGATAATTAATAAAGAAAAAGGTTTAATAACCTATTCAGCCAGTCTGGGAATAAGTGACTATCCCCTGCTTGATAAAGTAAAGCGAGAATATGATTTCCCCATCTTGCTCGAAAATGATACCAATCTGGCTGCCCTGGGAGAGAAAAAATTTGGTTGTGGCCGTCAATTAACTAACTTTTTTTACATAATGATAGGTTCTGCTATTGGTGGTGGCATAATTATTGATAACGAGATTTACCGGGGCAAGTTTGGAGGGGCCGGTGAATTTGGCCACATTACTGTAGAGAAAGATGGCCCCCTTTGTGAATGTGGTAATCAAGGGTGCTTAAATGCAGTTTTGACTCCTTATATAACTGTAAGGAGCAGGGAAGAGTTTCGTAAATCCTTTCAGGAGATTATTAAAGACGACAACTTTGATTCTTGTCGGTACCATGAGTTTTGTGAGTATCTGGCTATGGCTATAACCAATTATACTAAACTTTTTGATCCTGAAGCCATTGTACTGGGGGGAGAGATTGCCAGAATTGCCCCTGAGAGATTTTATATTGACCTGGAGAAATATATAAAGAGGATGTCCCTTAAGGGTATGAATAGTAAGATCCCGGTTTTACCTTCCAGTATTCGGACAAATGCAGTAGTTCTTGGTGGGGCCTGTCTCTGTTTTGATAATCTTTATAATAATGTTTAA